The window CCAGCGTATTTCTTCCAGTAATTGAATACACTTTTTCTGTGTATTGTATTTTCTATGTATCGCTATCAAATTCATGCTACAATCCTTTATTTGTAAGGGTTTCAATTATCTTGCCATCCGTTATAGGGAGACGCGCGTTTCTTAAAGCGTACTGGCCACTTCACAGTTTTTTTCACCTTTGAGGCCATGCAGAAGAACATTCTTGTCATAGGTGCGGGGCGGTCGGCCACAACGCTGATTGACTATTTCCTGCAACATGCCGAAGCGCTCGATTGGCGCATTACCGTGGGCGATATTTCGGAAGAATTGGCGCAGAAGAAGATTGGTTCACATCCTCGCGGAAAAGCCCTCAAGTTCGATGTATTCAGTGCGGAGCAGAGGCGCGAGGAGGTTTCCAAAGCGGACGTGGTGGTGAGTATGCTTCCTGCAAGTATGCACATCGAAGTGGCGAAGGATTGCCTGGAACTTGGCAAGCATCTAACCACGGCTTCCTATATCTCGAAGGAGATGAAGGCGTTGAACATGGAGGTCGAAGCGAAAAATCTACTGTTTCTGAACGAGATCGGTCTTGATCCAGGCATCGATCATCTCTCTGCCATGAAGCTATTGGATGAGATTCGTGCAGATGGTGGGAAAGTAGAGCATTTCGAAAGCTTCACGGGTGGACTTGTAGCGCCTGAAAGCGATGACAATCCGTGGCATTATAAGTTCACATGGAACCCGCGCAACGTGGTTTTGGCCAGTCAGGGCGGGGCGGTGAAGTTCATTCACAACGGCAAGTACAAATACATTCCGTACCACCGTGTGTTCCGCAGAACCGAGTACATCGACATTGAAGGCCATGGCGAGTTTGAGGGTTATGCCAACCGCGATAGCCTTTCCTACCGTGAGGTCTATGGACTGCATGACGTGAAAACGCTGTATCGCGGCACGCTACGCAGACCAGGTTTCAGCCGCAGTTGGAACGCGTTCGTGCAACTCGGTATGACAGATGACAGCTACGTTATGGAAGGTTCGGAGAGTATGACACATCGCGATTTCGTAAATTCTTTTTTGCCTTTCAGTCTGACTGATAGTGTGGAATTGAAAGTTCGTGCTGGACTTCTGTTGGAGCAAGACGACCGACTGATGGAAAAACTCCGTTGGTTGGGATTGTTCGATAACACGCCTGTTGGGTTGAAAGATGCTACGCCAGCGCAGATACTCCAGCACATTCTGGAGAAGAAATGGGCTATGAAACCCAACGACCGCGACATGATCGTGATGTGGCATAAGATCGGGTTTGTGAAAGACGGCCAGAAGTTTGTGACCGAAAGTTCGATGGTGGTGAAAGGCGATGATCAGCACCACACGGCCATGGCTAAAACGGTCGGGTTGCCGTTGGCCATTGCCACGCGGATGATCTTGGAAGGAACAATCAGGGAACGAGGCGTTTCGCTGCCTATTTCCAAGGACATTTACGAACCCGTGTTGGACGAATTGGCGAACAACGGTATTCAGTTTGAGGAGAAGACCTATCAGGTTGATGAATTTTCGACCTAATTAACAGGACATTCTTTAAAGCCACAGAGGCACAGAAAGCACAGAGGATTTCACAGAGAAAAATAATTCTCTGTGTCCGTTCTGTGAAAATCTGTGCTTCTGTGGCTAAACCATGTATCAGTATCTTCGCGCTAAAGCATTATCATTTCCATGAAACGAATTGCAGTATTCCCAGGGTCGTTCGACCCGATAACTAAAGGCCACGAAGACATCATTTTGCGAGCAGTTCCACTGTTCGATGAAATTATTGTCGCCATCGGAACCAACTCCAGCAAGAAGTACATGTATTCGTTGGAGCGCAGGTTGGAGATGATCCGTTTTACATTCAGAAATGAACCGAAAGTAAAAGTTGACACCTACTTGGGAATGACCGTTGATTACTGCAAGGAAGTGGGGGCCACACATTTGCTTCGCGGCCTTAGAACTTCTGCCGATTTCGAATTCGAGCGCAGCATTGCGCACATCAACCAAACGCTTTATCCAGACCTCGACACGGTCTTTTTGCTCTCCTTACAAGAGTATTCCGCAATAAATTCAACGATTGTCCGTGATATACTCATCAACGGGGGAGACGCCTCGCGTTTCGTGCCCGAAGGACTTGACCTGACCGTATGAGATTTCTGTTGTTTCTGTTTGTGGTTCCGTTTCTTGCAAGCGGGCAGTACGCGACTATCCGTGGGGTAGCGCCATTGGCCATCGGACAGGAAATTCAACTTCGGGTCAATGATGATCCTGTAAGTGGAAAAGAGCGCGTTCTTGCTAAACAGACCGTGG of the Flavobacteriales bacterium genome contains:
- the coaD gene encoding pantetheine-phosphate adenylyltransferase, coding for MKRIAVFPGSFDPITKGHEDIILRAVPLFDEIIVAIGTNSSKKYMYSLERRLEMIRFTFRNEPKVKVDTYLGMTVDYCKEVGATHLLRGLRTSADFEFERSIAHINQTLYPDLDTVFLLSLQEYSAINSTIVRDILINGGDASRFVPEGLDLTV
- a CDS encoding saccharopine dehydrogenase; amino-acid sequence: MQKNILVIGAGRSATTLIDYFLQHAEALDWRITVGDISEELAQKKIGSHPRGKALKFDVFSAEQRREEVSKADVVVSMLPASMHIEVAKDCLELGKHLTTASYISKEMKALNMEVEAKNLLFLNEIGLDPGIDHLSAMKLLDEIRADGGKVEHFESFTGGLVAPESDDNPWHYKFTWNPRNVVLASQGGAVKFIHNGKYKYIPYHRVFRRTEYIDIEGHGEFEGYANRDSLSYREVYGLHDVKTLYRGTLRRPGFSRSWNAFVQLGMTDDSYVMEGSESMTHRDFVNSFLPFSLTDSVELKVRAGLLLEQDDRLMEKLRWLGLFDNTPVGLKDATPAQILQHILEKKWAMKPNDRDMIVMWHKIGFVKDGQKFVTESSMVVKGDDQHHTAMAKTVGLPLAIATRMILEGTIRERGVSLPISKDIYEPVLDELANNGIQFEEKTYQVDEFST